DNA from Candidatus Omnitrophota bacterium:
GTAATGTTAAAGAATACAAGGAAAGAGGAATTGTAAACAGGTACGCTTTAAATGCCGATGAATTTAAGAATAAATGGGAAAAACTTGAAATATGAAAATCGTCTTCGCAGACATTCGAGCGTGGCTTCCGAGGACACGCCCCTAAGGACCGGGTACCTAAAACCTCTTGAAGCCCATAAAGTTCTGAGCGAAGTGTCTCCTGTTGGAAAAGAAGGAATTCCGGGAACACATGACTTAATTCGGGGCCAACCATAACCATCCCAATCCTGGGGGTTGGATTCTCGTGGCGCCACGAGAATGTTAGGAATTCCGGGGACACATGACTTAATTCAGGGCCAGCTTTGACCATTCCAACCCCTGGGGTTGATATTCAGTTAAGTCCTGTGTCCCCAACTTCGTCGGAGCCCTTAAAATGGGGAGAATGATTCATCAGTTCTTGAGAAGCCCCTGGATCCCGCTTGCTGTTTTTCTTGCCTTTATTCTCGTGAAGCGGATCCTGTCGGGTTATTTTGCGCCCTCATCCCGTTCCGCGGTGGAGTTGTTCTACGCGGACAGAGGGATGTATGATATTTGCCATGACCTTTCCATGGGGATCGGGACCGCGGGCCTTTTGATCTCCGGACTGGCGCTCTGTGTTTCGTTCTATTATAAGATCAGAAATAAATTATGGGATTTATTGATAGGCAACTTCGTATTGATCCTTTTGGCATTTATGATTTATGGTTGGATCCAATTCAACCGGAGGATCTATGTTGATCTCGGGCCGAAAGACAAGAGTGTTGAAGGATTTGATAGGGTTATCCGGCAGGAAATTCGGTCTGTAGCCGAGGCCCTGGAGACTTATAAAAAGGAAAAGGGGCATTACCCAAAGTCATTGGTTGAAATGAACAAGCCCTGGATGCTGGAAGGTCTGCCCGAGTCATTTGTGGGGTGTCCTTTTCAATATCAGGTGAGCGGGGACGGGGAGGGGTTTACATTAATAAGCAGTGGGATCGACAATGAGTTCGGGACAATCGATGATATCGCGGGAAACCTTCCAGATTAATTCCGGGAACACATGACTTGATTCAGGGCCAGCTTTGACCATTCCAACCCCGGGGGGTTGGGACCTGCTCAACCCCCGGGGTTGATTTTCGGTTGTTTCCCGGGAACATAGGGAGTTAAGTCATGACAGACAGGGAGCTCGGCCCCCAGCCGCTGGATGGTTTGATGACGCGGTTGGGGATATCCAATGCCGATCTTGTGAAGGTTTCGACAAGCCAATTGACGCACAAGATGGTGCAAAAGGGGAGAAAAGGCCGGAAGCTCACGTCCAACGTCCAAATCAAGATCCTCGAGGCGCTCCACACCTTGTGCCCTGACCAGAAGTTCATGCTTCGGGACCTTTTTAACTATTAGAATCGGAAGGGGACTGCCCCCTTTCTTTAGAAAATGTTTTTTAATTTAAGGAGGGGGAGGATGAAAAAGTTAATAATCGTTTTGGTTATTGTTTTGTTCCCGTCAATGGCACATGCCTTTTTCCCAGTAATTTCTGAGCCAATTACTCGCAGAGCTGTTGCTCAGCAAGGGACTTGGACTGAATGCAATGATACTTATCTTACCTGCCCAAGCTTCCCATACTCTGGTTTTACGTCAAACCAATCTGATGATGGATTGGGAAATGAGTTTAATTTTACAAAAACGTATATACTGACAGCAGTATCCGGATACTATATTCCTGATCAGTTTTATGTGGGATCGTCATATACGCCGGATTTCGATATTAGATTATATAAGGGAACAAGATATTCGTATTTAACCGATTCAAATGTGCCTGATAAACTTTATAAGAATTGGAATGTTCAAGCGCCGCCTTATGATGGGGCTAATCGTGACTTTAATGAAAATGATCTGTATATAGTTGATGGGCTTAATGTCAGATTAACACCTGGAAAATATTGGATTGCAGCACAAGCTGGCGGCGATGGCTCAATGTTTCCGGGATCTGTATATGGACATGTCGTCCCCGAACCGTCAACAATGCTTTTATTAGGAGGCGGATTGGCTGGCGCATTTTGGCGCAGGCGTAAATTTTCCAAAGTATAACTGGGTGCCGAGTATCACTCCCGGGACACACGGCGAAAATTAATTATTTCTTAATAAATTTCTCCTGTCCGTCCAGATTTCCCCCCTTGACCAGCCCTCCTTGAAGTAATACAATAAGTCCGCTGAAGTTCTAAAGATGCCTCATGCAACCCCGGAAATTGTGACTGCTCAATCCCCGGGGTTGAGCTTTGTTAAAGCCACGGATTTTTCTAACCGCTGAACGCTATACGCTATCCGCTAACGCATGTATCATTCCGACTACGTCCATCTCCACGTCCATTCCCAGTACAGTCTTCTCGACGGCGCTTGCCGGGTGAAGGAGCTTGTCCAGAAGGCGGCGGAATACAAGATGCCGGCCCTGGGGCTGACCGACCACGGCAACATGTTCGGCGCGATCGATTTTTATCAGAGCGCGGTCAAGGTCGGGGTCAAGCCCATCATCGGCTGTGAGGCCTACGTCGCGCCGGGCAGCCGCACGGACCGCAGTCCCCAGCAGGGCGGCGCGTCCCACCTGGTGCTGTTTGCCAAGGACGAGACCGGTTACAAGAACCTGATGAAGCTGGTTTCCGCCGGCTACCTCGAGGGGTTTTATTACCGGCCCCGCATGGACAAGGAGATCCTTGCCAAACATTCCGAGGGGCTGTTGTGCACCTCGGCCTGCCTGCGCGGGGAAGTGGCCTGGTTCCTTCGCCAGAACGACTACGCCTCGGCCATGCGCGTGGCGGACGAGTACCACCACATCTTCGGCAAGGGGAATTTTTACCTTGAGCTGATGGAGCACGGCATCCCGGACCAGAAAGTGGTGAACGAAGGGCTCATCCGGCTCAGCAAGGACATGAACCTCCCGCTCGTTGTCACCAACGACGTGCATTATCTCCAGCAGGACCAGTCCAAGGCGCACGAGGCGCTGTTGTGCATCCAGACCCAGTCCCTGCTGAACGACCCCAACCGCATGCGGCTGAAGACCGACCAGTTCTATTTCAAGGACCCGGCGTTGATGAAGAAGGAATTTTCCTGGGTCCCGGACGCGCTGAAGAACACCCTGGAGATCGCGGAAAAGTGCAACCTGACCCTGGATTTTAACCAGTATCACCTGCCCAATTACGAGCCGCCGGGCAAGCAGAGCCGCGATGAATTTTTGGAGGACCTTTGCCGCAAAGGCATGGTCCAGCGTTTCGGCCAGTCCACCATGGAGCTGGAAGAGCGGCTCAAGCGCGAGATGGCCGTCATCAAGAAGATGGGCTTTGTCAGCTATTTTTTGATCGTCTGGGACTTCATCCATTACGCCCGCCAGCGTGGGATTCCCGTTGGGCCGGGGCGCGGGTCCGCGGCAGGGAGTTTGGTGAGTTATCTTTTGGGCATCACGAACCTTGACCCGCTCAAATACGGTTTGCTGTTCGAGCGTTTCCTGAACCCCGACCGCCTGGGGATGCCGGACATCGACATCGACTTCTGTTTCGAGCGGCGCGGCGAGGTCATCGAATACGTGACCAAGAAATACGGCAAGGAAAACGTGGCCCAGATCATCACGTTCGGGACCATGCAGGCCCGGGCCGCGGTGCGCGACGTGGGCCGCGTCATGGGCGCGCCTTACAGCGACGTGGACAAGATCGCCAAGCTCATCCCGGCGGAACCGGGCAAGACCCTGAAGGACGCGCTGAAAATCGAGCCCCAGTTGGACAAGCTTTGCAAGGAAGACAAGGTCGCGGCCGAGATCATCGAGACCGCCCAGGTCCTGGAAGGGCTCAACCGCCACGCCTCGATCCACGCCGCCGGCGTTGTGATCGCGGACAAGCCGCTGACCGAATACGTTCCGCTGTTCAAGTCCTCGGACGACCAGATCACCACCGGCTTTTCCATGGACGGCATCGCCAAGATCGGGCTGTTGAAGATGGATTTCCTCGGCCTGCGCACGCTGACCGTCATCGACAAGGCCGTGAAGTGGATCAAACGCCGCCGGAACATCGACATCAACATCGAGACCATCCCCCTGGATGACAAGAAGACCTTCGAGCTGTTGAGCCAGGCCACCAGCGCCGGCATCTTCCAGCTGGAAAGCGCGGGGATGCGGGAACTGCTGAAGAAGATCAAGCCCAACGTATTTGAGGACCTGATCTCCATCCTGGCCCTGTATCGCCCGGGTCCGATGGGAAGCGGGATGCTCGACGATTTCATCAAACGCAAGCGCGGGGAGGTCAACGTCCAGTATCCGCACCCCAAGCTGGAGGGCGTTTTGAAAGAGACCTACGGCATCATCGTGTATCAGGAGCAGGTCATGCAGATGGCCTCGGTGATGGCGGGCTTCTCCATGGTGCAGGCCGACCATCTGCGCCGCGCCATGAGCAAGAAGATCCCCGATGTCATGGACAAGATGCGGCATGATTTCGTCGAGGGCTGCTGGAAGAACAGCCACACGAAGGAAGACCAGGCCAACAAGCTTTTTGATTTGATCGATTATTTCTCCGGATACGGTTTTAACCGCAGTCACTCGGCGGCCTACGCGCTGATCTCCTATCAGACGGCGTTCTTGAAGGCCAATTATCCGGTCGAGTTCATGTGCGCCCTGCTCACCTCTGAAAAGGACAACACGGACAAGGTCGTGGAATACGTGCGGGAATGCGAGGCCATCGGCATCACCATTCTGCCGCCGGACGTGAACGAAAGCGTGCTGGAATTCAGCGTGGTGGACGATAAAACGATCCGGTTCGGGCTCCTGGCCGTCAAGAACGTGGGCCGAACGGGCATTGAATCCATCGTGGAGAACAGGACCCAGAGCGGGCACTATAAATCGTTGTCCGACCTTTGCAACCGCGTGGACCTGCGTCTGGTCAACCGCAAGGTGCTGGAAAGTTTGGTGAAGAGCGGGGCCATGGACAGTTTCGGCGGCCACCGCGCCCAGTTGACAGCGATGATCGACCGGGCCCTGGACCGGGGGACCCAGGCACAGAGAGAAAAGGCGGTCGGGCAGTTCTCGTTTTTCGATATGGGCGGCGGCGATGAAGGGTTTGCCGGCAAGGAGGAAACTCTGCCGGACATCAAGGAATGGCGGCCGAACGAGACCCTGGCGTTTGAGAAGGAAGTCCTGGGCTTTTATGTGAGCGGGCACCCGCTGTCGCATTACCAGGTGGAGATCAAGGAATTCTCGGATTTCGCCACCAAAGACCTCCGTCAGGCCACGGAAGGCAAAGAGATCAAGATCGTGGGCATCATTGACGCGGTCAAGCTGACCACCACCCGCAAGGGCAACGAGCGCATGGCGATCGTGACCCTGGAGGATTTGGACGGCACGGTCGAGATCGTTATCTTTCCGTCCACTTACCCGAATGTGGCCACCCTTTTGGTGGAGGGGAGCGTTGTGGTCGTGGTCGGCCGGGTGAATTTCCGCGAAGACAGGCCCGGCATTGTGGCCTCGGACATCCGCAAAATTGAGGACGTTTACAAGACGGTCAAGGCCATCAACGTGGACCTCTCCGGTGTCAACGCCCAGGGCCTGGGCCGCTTGAAGGAAAAACTCGCCGGATATCCCGGAAAGATACCGGTTTATCTGCGCATGGACACCAAGAATTACAAAAGCGTGCAAATCATGGTCGGCGAAGACCTTTTTGTGGCGCCCAGCGAGCTTTTGATGAACGATATCAAGGAGCTTGTTGGCAAAGAAAAGTTTTCTGTGACGCTGTGACCCTCCGGAAATATTTGTTTTTCCCTCCTTTGATGCCCCAAATAACTCCTTGACACCCTAAAGCGTTGTTGATACTATATTTAGGATTGCTGACGTTTCTGTGGGCATTCTTTGCTGTGGAAGTCGGCAGTGCGACCTTCTTAGCTTGAAAAATTGACTTTTAATTGGGTGAAGGTCTATAGGAGGTGATTCAATGACGAAAAAGGACATCGTTCTCAAGATTACCGACATGACCGGGATCAAGCAGGTGGATGTCAAGAAGATCGTCCAGAAAACGTTCGATGTCATCATCGAAAGTTTGATGCGCGCGGAAAAAGTCGAATTACGTAACTTCGGCGTTTTCAAGATCAAAGAGCGCAAGGCCCGTTATGGACGTAATCCCCGGACCGGCGAAAGCGTTCCGGTTCCTCCCCGCAAAGTCGTCATCTTCAAACCCGGCCTCGAAATGAAACAGCGGATTAAATAGGGTAAGCACGGATTGCTGTCTACCCTAATATTCATAAATCTATCAGTATTAATCCATTAAGGGCGGAGACCGAACCAACTCCGCCCTTCCGGTTGTTAGAGCCCATGAGCACCAAGTTTTCAGTCCCCCGAGGCACCGCAGACGTTCTGCCTGTTGACGCAGCACGCTGGCAGAAGCTTGAGCAGACGGCCCGCCAAATCTTTAACCTCTACGGATACAAGGAAATACGCACGCCGGCCTTTGAGGACGTCGAATTATTTGCCAGGTCCATGGGGCAGACCAGCGACGTGGTGCAGAAGCAGATGCTCCAACTTCAGGCCCAGAAGAATTCCGAGGAGGGAGACCTGCAGGCCAGCCGTTTTGCCCTTCGCCCGGAAGGGACCGCTTCGGTGGTCCGTTCTTATATTGAGAACAGTCTGGACAAAAAGGAGCCCCTGACCAAAGTGTATTATCTCGGGGCCATGTTCCGGGGCGAGCGTCCGCAGAAGGGACGGCTTCGTCAGTTCCACCAGCTCGGCGCGGAAGCCATCGGCCCGGGAACCGGCTCTCCGTCCCTGGATGCCGAGATGATCGCCATGAGCGTGAACATCCTCAAGGCGTTAGGCATCAAGGAATTCCAGCTGAAGATCAATACGCTGGGCGCGCCGGAAGATAAGGAAAATTTTTCAAAATTTTTGCGGGAACAGCTCAAGAAGCATGTTACGGAATTGTGCCCGGACTGCCAGTCCCGCTTTGAGCGCAATGTCCTGCGCATCCTGGATTGCAAGAACAAAACCTGCCGTTCGATCGTGGACAAGCTGAATCTGTCCAGCCAGGCGCATCTGTCGGACGAAAGCCGCAAGTATTTCGCGGATGTCCGGGAATTTCTGGATAATTTGAAGATCGGCTACACGGCCGACCCCAAGCTGGTGCGGGGGCTGGATTATTACACGCATACGGTCTTTGAGATCTCCTGCCCCTCGCTGGGAAGCCAGGACGCGCTCGGCGCCGGCGGGCGGTATAACAATTTGGTCAGGGAACTGGGCGGGTCCGAAGGGGTGGAAGCCGTGGGGTTTGCCCTGGGGATCGAGCGGATCCTGCTGGCTCTTCCGGAACAGCCGGCCGCGGCGGCCTCGAAAGACATTTGTGTCATTGCCATGGACGAAGCATCCTGGAAAACGGCCTTTGGTTTCGCGGACAACCTCCGCCGGGTCGTTCTGGACCTTGCAAATACCAATCCCGTTTTAAAAAATGTTTCGGTGGACATGTCGCATCGTTATTCCGCTTCTTTGAAGAGCCAATTGCGGCTCGCGGACAGCAAAGGATCGAGATTTGTCGCGCTTTTGGGCGAGAACGAGCTGAAGGACGGCAGTGTCACGTTGAAAGACATGGCCCGGAAAGAGCAGAAACCGTTGCCGGGCGCCCTGAATGACGTTTCCATTTTCACAAAAGAAATCATAGAAAGGTGCATTTGAGCGATGTTGAGAACTCATACCTGCGGGGAACTGCGTAAAGAACACAAAGACCAAACCGTGACCCTCTGCGGCTGGGTGCACCGCCGCCGGGACCACGGCAAACTGATCTTCATTGATATTCGCGACCGCTACGGTCTGACCCAGATCGTCTTTGTCCCGTCGGTGGCGCCCCAGGCGCACCAGACGGCCCAACAGCTGGGCCCGGAGTTCGTGGTCAAGATCACGGGTTCTGTGTCTGTCCGGCCCCCGAAGAACGTGAATCCCGACCTTCCCACCGGCGAGACCGAGTTGTTGGCCAAAGAGCTGGAGATCCTCAACCCCAGCAAGGTCCCGGTCTTCGAGATCGATGACAGCGTGGAGGTCTCCGAGGAGCACCGCCTCCGTTACCGTTACCTTGACCTGCGCCGGCCCAAAGTCGCGCAGGCCCTTGCCCTGCGTCACCGTCTTTGCATCGCGATCCGAAAATTTTTGAACGAGGAGAAGTTCCTGGAGGTGGAAACGCCGGTCCTGACCAAGTCCACCCCCGAAGGCGCGCGCGACTTTCTGGTCCCGGCCCGTTTGAGCCCGGGGCAGTTCTTCGCCCTGCCGCAGTCTCCCCAGCTGTTCAAGCAGATCCTGATGGTCTCCGGCTTCGACCGGTATTTTCAGATCGTCAAATGTTTCCGCGACGAGGACCTGCGGGCTGACCGCCAGCCGGAATTCACCCAGCTCGATATGGAGATGTCGTTCGTGAGCGAGGAAGACGTGTTTGACCTGACCGAGCGCCTGTTCAAGGCGGTTTTCCGCGAGGTCATGGACATCGACCTGCCCGTGCCGTTCCCCCGCATGACCCACGCCGAGGCCATGGCCCAGTACAACAGCGACAAGCCGGACACCCGAAAGCCCGGGGACAAGTTTGCATTTCTT
Protein-coding regions in this window:
- a CDS encoding type II secretion system protein GspG: MGIGTAGLLISGLALCVSFYYKIRNKLWDLLIGNFVLILLAFMIYGWIQFNRRIYVDLGPKDKSVEGFDRVIRQEIRSVAEALETYKKEKGHYPKSLVEMNKPWMLEGLPESFVGCPFQYQVSGDGEGFTLISSGIDNEFGTIDDIAGNLPD
- a CDS encoding PEP-CTERM sorting domain-containing protein, giving the protein MKKLIIVLVIVLFPSMAHAFFPVISEPITRRAVAQQGTWTECNDTYLTCPSFPYSGFTSNQSDDGLGNEFNFTKTYILTAVSGYYIPDQFYVGSSYTPDFDIRLYKGTRYSYLTDSNVPDKLYKNWNVQAPPYDGANRDFNENDLYIVDGLNVRLTPGKYWIAAQAGGDGSMFPGSVYGHVVPEPSTMLLLGGGLAGAFWRRRKFSKV
- a CDS encoding DNA polymerase III subunit alpha, whose translation is MYHSDYVHLHVHSQYSLLDGACRVKELVQKAAEYKMPALGLTDHGNMFGAIDFYQSAVKVGVKPIIGCEAYVAPGSRTDRSPQQGGASHLVLFAKDETGYKNLMKLVSAGYLEGFYYRPRMDKEILAKHSEGLLCTSACLRGEVAWFLRQNDYASAMRVADEYHHIFGKGNFYLELMEHGIPDQKVVNEGLIRLSKDMNLPLVVTNDVHYLQQDQSKAHEALLCIQTQSLLNDPNRMRLKTDQFYFKDPALMKKEFSWVPDALKNTLEIAEKCNLTLDFNQYHLPNYEPPGKQSRDEFLEDLCRKGMVQRFGQSTMELEERLKREMAVIKKMGFVSYFLIVWDFIHYARQRGIPVGPGRGSAAGSLVSYLLGITNLDPLKYGLLFERFLNPDRLGMPDIDIDFCFERRGEVIEYVTKKYGKENVAQIITFGTMQARAAVRDVGRVMGAPYSDVDKIAKLIPAEPGKTLKDALKIEPQLDKLCKEDKVAAEIIETAQVLEGLNRHASIHAAGVVIADKPLTEYVPLFKSSDDQITTGFSMDGIAKIGLLKMDFLGLRTLTVIDKAVKWIKRRRNIDINIETIPLDDKKTFELLSQATSAGIFQLESAGMRELLKKIKPNVFEDLISILALYRPGPMGSGMLDDFIKRKRGEVNVQYPHPKLEGVLKETYGIIVYQEQVMQMASVMAGFSMVQADHLRRAMSKKIPDVMDKMRHDFVEGCWKNSHTKEDQANKLFDLIDYFSGYGFNRSHSAAYALISYQTAFLKANYPVEFMCALLTSEKDNTDKVVEYVRECEAIGITILPPDVNESVLEFSVVDDKTIRFGLLAVKNVGRTGIESIVENRTQSGHYKSLSDLCNRVDLRLVNRKVLESLVKSGAMDSFGGHRAQLTAMIDRALDRGTQAQREKAVGQFSFFDMGGGDEGFAGKEETLPDIKEWRPNETLAFEKEVLGFYVSGHPLSHYQVEIKEFSDFATKDLRQATEGKEIKIVGIIDAVKLTTTRKGNERMAIVTLEDLDGTVEIVIFPSTYPNVATLLVEGSVVVVVGRVNFREDRPGIVASDIRKIEDVYKTVKAINVDLSGVNAQGLGRLKEKLAGYPGKIPVYLRMDTKNYKSVQIMVGEDLFVAPSELLMNDIKELVGKEKFSVTL
- a CDS encoding HU family DNA-binding protein; this encodes MTKKDIVLKITDMTGIKQVDVKKIVQKTFDVIIESLMRAEKVELRNFGVFKIKERKARYGRNPRTGESVPVPPRKVVIFKPGLEMKQRIK
- the hisS gene encoding histidine--tRNA ligase, with the protein product MSTKFSVPRGTADVLPVDAARWQKLEQTARQIFNLYGYKEIRTPAFEDVELFARSMGQTSDVVQKQMLQLQAQKNSEEGDLQASRFALRPEGTASVVRSYIENSLDKKEPLTKVYYLGAMFRGERPQKGRLRQFHQLGAEAIGPGTGSPSLDAEMIAMSVNILKALGIKEFQLKINTLGAPEDKENFSKFLREQLKKHVTELCPDCQSRFERNVLRILDCKNKTCRSIVDKLNLSSQAHLSDESRKYFADVREFLDNLKIGYTADPKLVRGLDYYTHTVFEISCPSLGSQDALGAGGRYNNLVRELGGSEGVEAVGFALGIERILLALPEQPAAAASKDICVIAMDEASWKTAFGFADNLRRVVLDLANTNPVLKNVSVDMSHRYSASLKSQLRLADSKGSRFVALLGENELKDGSVTLKDMARKEQKPLPGALNDVSIFTKEIIERCI
- the aspS gene encoding aspartate--tRNA ligase; this encodes MRTHTCGELRKEHKDQTVTLCGWVHRRRDHGKLIFIDIRDRYGLTQIVFVPSVAPQAHQTAQQLGPEFVVKITGSVSVRPPKNVNPDLPTGETELLAKELEILNPSKVPVFEIDDSVEVSEEHRLRYRYLDLRRPKVAQALALRHRLCIAIRKFLNEEKFLEVETPVLTKSTPEGARDFLVPARLSPGQFFALPQSPQLFKQILMVSGFDRYFQIVKCFRDEDLRADRQPEFTQLDMEMSFVSEEDVFDLTERLFKAVFREVMDIDLPVPFPRMTHAEAMAQYNSDKPDTRKPGDKFAFLWVVDFPMFKYNEEEKRWESEHHPFTSIKEDSLPLVEKGEYQKARARSYDLVLNGSEIGSGSIRIHKKEMQQKVFDIIGLAPEEAEKRFGFLLRAFEYGAPPHAGVAYGIDRLVCLLSGLDSIRDTIAFPKTQKGSCLMTDAPSDVDNKQLSELGIMKVKKDHKS